One window of Dehalobacterium formicoaceticum genomic DNA carries:
- a CDS encoding glycyl radical protein yields the protein MTESIENPSYMKRINRLKERVLHTRPEMDLENARILTAGFQEAGGEPLVLQKARAFRRQCREKTVTIWEDELIVGCSGSKLRGGILCADTCWSVLNDELDTISARRYDPFELKEEDRKIFEEEIRPYWRGRSNYEEWLAQIPEDTRELRDHGVIYIDRKAVRGFGETTAGYEWLIREGITGIVQKIDIRQAQFDLTRPGDYEKDYYLQSLRIVAEGIMDLAERYATAAERLAPSEQDPKRKEELEEIARVCRWVPAFPARTFREAIQSLYFYQICIFMEQNAASYNPGRMDQYLWPYYQADLKAGRITPEQAQELLDCLWVKFSEPCLFQDAITAEFAAGYPMFQNVCVGGVDGTGRDAVNDLSYMMLQATMDVQLYQPSLSVRYSLAKNPTAFLRKVVELISLGTGFPAFHNDDMGIRMIMNKGVPLKEAFDWNPCGCVETNLEGRMRQYTALADINLGSMVEFALLNGQNRKSGQTISCCTGDAARFETYQEFLEALKSQIAYAVRAVVKGSHVIDEICMNRPVPALSLTFKDCIEKCQDYAWGGAKYNVGNGIILIGVADLINSVAAVRHLVYETKQMTMEELLTALDQDFAGRGDLLKLCLDAPKYGNDDPMVDDLAGDLLTFIADEIEKYSSKFGRMTPGILPVSGNTPFGLEVGALPSGRRAWKPLADGVSPSGGTDVNGPSGVLKSVANIPHDRFVQGTLLNMKVEPAMLATENGITQMMALLKSMCSLGVYHVQFNVIDQKKLIQAQKNPEAYRGLLVRVAGYTAYFVELGKDVQDDIIGRTVQHGISVG from the coding sequence ATGACAGAGTCCATTGAAAACCCCTCATATATGAAGCGTATTAATCGTTTGAAAGAAAGAGTCCTTCATACCCGGCCGGAAATGGATTTGGAAAATGCCCGTATTCTCACTGCAGGCTTTCAGGAAGCAGGAGGGGAGCCCCTGGTGTTACAGAAGGCCAGGGCTTTTCGCCGGCAATGCCGGGAAAAGACGGTGACCATCTGGGAGGACGAACTGATTGTGGGCTGTTCCGGCAGCAAGCTGCGGGGAGGTATTTTGTGTGCCGATACTTGCTGGTCCGTGTTAAATGATGAACTGGATACCATCAGTGCACGGCGCTATGATCCTTTTGAATTGAAGGAGGAGGATCGGAAAATTTTCGAGGAAGAAATCCGTCCATATTGGAGAGGACGTTCCAACTATGAGGAATGGCTGGCTCAAATCCCCGAGGATACCCGGGAATTACGGGATCACGGGGTAATCTACATTGACCGGAAAGCGGTGCGCGGCTTTGGTGAAACGACAGCCGGCTACGAGTGGCTGATCCGGGAGGGGATTACCGGGATTGTCCAAAAAATAGATATCCGCCAGGCTCAATTTGACCTGACCCGCCCCGGGGATTACGAAAAGGATTATTATTTACAATCTCTGCGGATTGTTGCGGAAGGGATTATGGATTTGGCGGAGCGATATGCCACAGCAGCGGAAAGATTAGCCCCTTCAGAGCAAGATCCTAAGCGCAAGGAAGAACTGGAGGAGATCGCCCGGGTGTGCCGCTGGGTGCCGGCGTTTCCTGCCCGTACCTTCCGGGAAGCCATACAGTCTTTGTATTTTTATCAAATATGTATTTTTATGGAACAAAATGCCGCCAGCTATAATCCGGGACGCATGGATCAATATCTCTGGCCCTATTATCAGGCAGATCTGAAGGCCGGACGTATTACCCCGGAGCAGGCCCAGGAGCTTCTGGATTGTTTATGGGTAAAATTCAGCGAGCCTTGTCTTTTCCAGGATGCGATCACCGCGGAGTTTGCCGCAGGTTACCCCATGTTTCAAAATGTCTGCGTCGGGGGCGTGGACGGAACCGGACGGGATGCGGTGAATGATCTGTCCTATATGATGCTCCAGGCCACCATGGATGTGCAGTTATATCAACCCTCCCTGTCAGTACGTTATAGTCTGGCCAAGAACCCCACTGCCTTTTTGCGCAAGGTCGTGGAATTAATCAGCTTGGGCACGGGATTCCCCGCCTTTCACAATGATGATATGGGAATTCGCATGATTATGAACAAAGGGGTACCTCTAAAAGAAGCCTTTGATTGGAACCCCTGCGGCTGCGTAGAGACTAATTTGGAAGGGCGCATGCGTCAATACACAGCTTTGGCGGATATTAATTTGGGGAGCATGGTGGAATTTGCCCTTCTAAATGGGCAAAACAGGAAGAGCGGCCAAACGATTTCCTGCTGCACCGGGGATGCCGCCCGGTTTGAAACTTATCAGGAGTTTCTGGAGGCGCTGAAAAGTCAAATCGCTTATGCTGTCCGGGCAGTGGTAAAAGGAAGTCATGTCATCGATGAAATCTGTATGAATCGTCCTGTCCCTGCCCTGTCCCTGACCTTCAAAGATTGTATTGAAAAGTGTCAGGATTACGCCTGGGGAGGCGCTAAATACAATGTGGGCAATGGCATTATTTTAATTGGCGTAGCGGATTTGATCAATAGTGTGGCCGCGGTACGGCATCTTGTTTATGAAACCAAGCAGATGACCATGGAGGAACTTTTAACTGCTCTCGATCAGGATTTTGCAGGGCGTGGGGATCTTTTAAAACTCTGCCTGGATGCTCCCAAATATGGCAATGATGATCCCATGGTTGATGATCTGGCGGGGGATCTCCTCACCTTTATCGCGGACGAAATTGAAAAATACAGCAGCAAATTCGGCCGGATGACACCAGGCATTTTGCCTGTTTCCGGAAATACCCCTTTTGGCTTGGAGGTGGGTGCTCTACCTTCCGGACGCCGTGCCTGGAAGCCTTTGGCGGACGGGGTCAGCCCCAGCGGAGGGACTGATGTCAACGGGCCCAGCGGGGTGTTGAAATCCGTTGCCAATATTCCCCATGACCGTTTTGTTCAGGGGACTCTTTTAAATATGAAGGTGGAACCGGCCATGCTTGCTACAGAAAACGGCATTACTCAGATGATGGCCCTCCTCAAGAGCATGTGCAGCCTGGGGGTTTATCATGTGCAGTTCAATGTCATTGACCAGAAAAAACTGATTCAGGCCCAGAAAAATCCGGAGGCTTATCGGGGTCTTTTGGTGCGGGTGGCCGGATATACCGCCTACTTTGTGGAATTGGGCAAAGACGTTCAGGATGATATCATCGGACGTACGGTGCAGCATGGAATCTCAGTGGGGTGA
- the carB gene encoding carbamoyl-phosphate synthase large subunit: MPKRLDIDKILIIGSGPIIIGQACEFDYSGTQACKALRKLGYKIVLVNSNPATIMTDPAMADATYIEPLNVKRLTAIIEKERPDALLPNLGGQSALNLCMELSKQGVLEANGVKVIGVQVDAIERGEDRIIFKETMNKLGIEMPKSEPAYSVEEAEKIADRLGYPVVIRPAYTMGGTGGGLVYNIEELRTVANRGIAASMVGQILVEESVLGWEELELEVVRDAKNQMITVCFIENIDPIGVHTGDSFCAAPMLTISRELQERMQKYAYDIVEAIEVIGGTNVQFAHDPKTDRIVVIEINPRTSRSSALASKATGFPIAFVSALLAVGLTLDEIPYWREGTLDQYTPSGDYVVIKFARWAFEKFKGVEDKLGTQMKAVGEVMSIGKNYKEAFQKAIRSLEIGRYGLGFAKDFHELSLEELLNRLAEPSSERHFLMYEALRKGADIEELQRLTFVKKWFIEEMQALVLLEEELLQYKNSRLPDDLLVRAKKDGFADRYLAAILELPEKEIRDRRIALGVTEGWEAVPVSGVENTYYYFSTYNAPDQTQVSDRQKVMILGGGPNRIGQGIEFDYCCVHAALALREMGYETIIVNCNPETVSTDYDTSDKLYFEPLTVEDVLSIYRKENPIGIIVQFGGQTPLNIAGELAREGVRILGTSLQSIDLAEDRDMFKMAMEKLNIPMPEAGMAGNLEEALTIARKIGYPVMVRPSYVLGGRGMECIYNEEMLRRYISGAENLSSDNPILIDKFLEHAIESEADAISNGTEAFVPTVMEHVEYAGIHSGDSACVIPPITIPEKHLKTINEYTEKIAIELNVVGLMNIQYAIYQDQVYVLEANPRASRTVPLVSKVCNISMVPIATEIMMAEARGEKYDVTALKARKIPHFGVKETVFPFNMFPEVDPLLGPEMRSTGEVLGLADSFGMAFYKAQEATQSSLPTEGTVLISVRNEDKADVLDAARKFAELGFEIKATEGTYRFLIENNIPAAMIKKLFEGRPNILDSITNGEIHFIINTPTGEVGQKDDSYMRKAAIKHHVPYMTTIAAGKASAAGIEAFLEARDNTAPKSLQEYHGDIK; encoded by the coding sequence ATGCCAAAACGATTAGATATTGATAAGATTTTGATCATTGGTTCCGGACCGATCATTATCGGTCAAGCTTGCGAATTTGATTACTCAGGTACACAAGCATGCAAAGCCCTCAGGAAATTAGGTTATAAAATCGTGTTGGTAAATTCCAATCCGGCCACTATTATGACCGACCCTGCCATGGCGGATGCCACCTATATCGAACCCCTGAATGTGAAAAGGTTAACAGCTATTATCGAAAAAGAGCGACCGGATGCTTTACTGCCTAATTTAGGCGGACAATCTGCCCTCAATCTATGTATGGAGCTTTCGAAACAGGGTGTTCTGGAAGCTAATGGTGTGAAAGTAATTGGTGTCCAGGTGGATGCCATTGAACGAGGCGAAGACCGGATCATTTTTAAAGAAACCATGAATAAACTGGGCATTGAGATGCCAAAAAGTGAACCTGCTTACTCTGTGGAGGAAGCGGAAAAAATCGCAGACCGGCTGGGTTACCCGGTGGTTATCCGCCCTGCCTATACCATGGGGGGCACCGGCGGCGGCCTGGTTTATAACATTGAAGAATTAAGAACAGTAGCCAACCGGGGTATTGCCGCCAGCATGGTGGGACAGATACTGGTAGAAGAATCTGTTCTGGGCTGGGAAGAGTTGGAACTGGAAGTAGTGCGTGATGCCAAAAATCAAATGATTACCGTTTGTTTCATCGAAAATATTGATCCCATCGGTGTCCATACCGGGGATTCTTTTTGTGCTGCCCCCATGCTGACTATCAGCAGGGAACTGCAGGAACGGATGCAAAAATATGCTTATGATATTGTGGAAGCCATCGAGGTGATTGGCGGCACCAACGTCCAATTTGCCCATGATCCCAAGACGGATCGAATCGTGGTTATTGAAATTAACCCCCGGACCTCCCGCTCCTCTGCCCTGGCCTCCAAGGCTACCGGCTTTCCCATCGCTTTTGTTTCCGCCCTTCTGGCCGTTGGCTTAACCCTGGATGAGATTCCTTATTGGCGGGAAGGGACTTTGGATCAATATACCCCTTCCGGAGACTATGTGGTAATTAAGTTTGCCCGCTGGGCCTTTGAAAAATTTAAGGGTGTAGAAGATAAATTAGGCACCCAGATGAAAGCTGTCGGGGAAGTGATGAGCATTGGCAAGAATTACAAGGAAGCTTTTCAAAAAGCAATTCGCTCCCTGGAAATCGGCCGTTACGGACTGGGTTTTGCCAAGGACTTTCATGAGCTCTCCTTAGAAGAGTTACTGAACCGCTTGGCGGAACCCTCCAGTGAACGGCATTTCCTTATGTATGAGGCTTTACGTAAGGGCGCCGATATTGAAGAACTGCAGCGTCTGACCTTTGTAAAAAAATGGTTCATCGAAGAAATGCAAGCCTTGGTTCTTCTGGAGGAGGAGCTGCTTCAATACAAAAATAGCCGCCTTCCTGATGATCTTTTGGTTCGCGCCAAGAAAGACGGCTTTGCCGACCGTTATCTGGCGGCCATCCTGGAACTGCCGGAAAAGGAAATCCGTGACCGGCGCATTGCTTTAGGCGTTACGGAAGGCTGGGAGGCGGTGCCGGTGAGCGGGGTAGAGAATACCTATTATTACTTTTCCACTTATAATGCACCGGATCAGACCCAGGTCAGTGACCGGCAAAAAGTGATGATTTTAGGCGGCGGCCCCAATCGGATCGGTCAAGGGATTGAGTTTGACTATTGCTGTGTTCATGCCGCTCTTGCCCTCAGGGAAATGGGTTACGAAACCATTATTGTCAACTGTAATCCGGAAACCGTATCCACGGATTATGATACCTCAGATAAATTATATTTTGAACCCCTTACGGTAGAGGATGTTTTAAGCATTTACCGCAAGGAAAACCCCATTGGGATTATTGTGCAATTTGGCGGACAGACTCCTTTGAATATTGCCGGGGAATTAGCCCGGGAAGGGGTACGCATTTTAGGTACTTCTCTGCAATCCATTGATTTGGCAGAAGACCGGGATATGTTCAAAATGGCCATGGAAAAATTAAACATTCCCATGCCGGAGGCGGGGATGGCGGGCAACCTGGAAGAAGCCTTAACCATTGCTCGTAAGATTGGTTATCCTGTAATGGTACGCCCTTCCTATGTGTTAGGCGGACGGGGCATGGAGTGCATTTACAATGAGGAAATGCTGCGCCGTTATATCAGCGGAGCTGAAAATCTGTCTTCAGACAATCCGATTTTAATTGATAAGTTTTTGGAACATGCCATTGAATCAGAAGCTGATGCCATTTCTAACGGCACGGAGGCTTTTGTGCCCACAGTGATGGAGCATGTGGAGTACGCAGGCATTCATTCCGGTGATTCCGCTTGTGTGATTCCTCCCATCACGATCCCTGAAAAGCACTTAAAGACGATCAATGAATATACCGAAAAAATTGCCATTGAGTTAAATGTTGTGGGTCTGATGAACATTCAATACGCTATCTATCAGGATCAGGTTTATGTGCTGGAAGCCAATCCCAGAGCCTCCCGTACTGTGCCTTTGGTCTCCAAGGTATGCAATATTTCCATGGTACCCATTGCCACGGAGATCATGATGGCTGAGGCACGAGGTGAAAAATACGATGTGACCGCTTTAAAGGCCAGGAAGATTCCTCATTTTGGGGTCAAAGAAACGGTCTTCCCCTTTAATATGTTTCCGGAAGTCGATCCTTTACTGGGGCCAGAGATGCGCTCTACCGGAGAGGTTTTAGGTTTGGCCGATTCTTTCGGCATGGCTTTCTATAAGGCTCAGGAAGCTACCCAGAGCTCCTTGCCTACAGAAGGCACGGTGCTGATCAGTGTACGGAATGAGGATAAAGCAGATGTGTTGGATGCTGCCCGAAAATTTGCCGAATTAGGTTTTGAGATTAAGGCTACAGAAGGAACTTATCGTTTTCTGATCGAAAACAACATTCCCGCCGCAATGATCAAAAAATTATTCGAAGGCCGGCCCAACATTCTGGACAGTATTACCAATGGGGAGATTCATTTTATTATTAACACCCCCACCGGGGAAGTAGGGCAAAAGGATGATTCCTACATGAGGAAGGCTGCGATTAAGCATCATGTACCTTATATGACCACCATTGCCGCGGGCAAGGCCAGCGCAGCTGGGATTGAAGCCTTTCTTGAAGCCCGGGACAATACCGCACCCAAGAGTCTCCAGGAATATCACGGGGATATAAAGTGA